ATTATTACTAAATTTTGGTCAGATGTAAGTTTTCTTCATAAAAACAGTAGTAAAAATGATATGTATTTGGAATATAAAAAGTATTTTTTAGATAATATGATAAATTATCTAAAGAGCAAGAAAGATAATTTTAAATATTCGTGTTTTAGTTGTGACAGATTAATATCTAATTTATCAAAACCAAATTCTTATGATTTGACATGGATAAATAAAATGGGAGTTGATATGTCAAGAAAGACATCTCATTTTTGGAATTTTTATGGAGATATATTTATTTGTCCAATTTGTAATTTAGTGTATTCATGCATACCAGCAGGATTTACTGTTATTAGAGATAAAGGAATATTTATAAATCAAAATTCTGATATTAATACTTTGATAAAGGTTAATAATACTGCTATTGACAATAATACGAGTTTTCAGGAACTAGAAGAAAAAACATATTTTGCTATAGTTGATAATTTAAATCAAAGTCAAATAGAAAGAGCTGAAAAAGAAATAGATAATATTCAAATTGTAAAATTAGATTCTAGCAATAGTACAAGACCATATACATTTAATATTATGTCTAAAAAGAAACTTAGAATAATAAAAAATAATAAAAAATTGTTAAGAGGATTGGTAAATGTAAGTGTAAAAATAGGAAGAAAGAATGGAAGAGATATTTATATAAATTTATATACAGAGGTAATAAATAGATTGTATGATGACAAAAAGTTATTTGATTTGATAAGTAAATTATTTTACTTAAATCTAGATGATAAATTTAAAAAGCTTTGGAATTTAAAAACTATAATAAAAATAAATGATAGCTATATAGGAGGTATTATGGGTAGAGGAATTTATTATAAGGAAATAGATCAAATTCAACAAATTGGGTTTGATTTGAGAAAGGCTTATAAGGAAAAAAATGCAGAAAATAAAATTAATGGAATTTCATACAGATTATTAAATGCTTTAAAAACTAAAAATTCAAGTAAATTTATGGAAACATTATTTAATGCTTATATGTATTTAAACAAGGCAATACCGGTTAAGTTTATTGATGTATTAAAAGATGAAGATAAATTTCAGACAATAGGGTATTCGTTTTTATTAGGATTACAAGGAGAAATAGGAAAGTTAG
The window above is part of the Caminicella sporogenes DSM 14501 genome. Proteins encoded here:
- the cas8a1 gene encoding type I-B CRISPR-associated protein Cas8b1/Cst1 → MKKIEKVRLELSDWLYNAGIVGLCKIFDTSDVNYKADDNYIEFDETALENFEEKYFKYFIDKYISFTSWYKIVKFEDKLIRFDENEVDERYVKDLNEQIEYMKSKLKSASYKSAYQIIDDKEIDLLKEEKKLKKVSKTKKQSIKDILPKIKKQNEVIGGIIKYLKKDNVKKIILGKNVIYDIITKFWSDVSFLHKNSSKNDMYLEYKKYFLDNMINYLKSKKDNFKYSCFSCDRLISNLSKPNSYDLTWINKMGVDMSRKTSHFWNFYGDIFICPICNLVYSCIPAGFTVIRDKGIFINQNSDINTLIKVNNTAIDNNTSFQELEEKTYFAIVDNLNQSQIERAEKEIDNIQIVKLDSSNSTRPYTFNIMSKKKLRIIKNNKKLLRGLVNVSVKIGRKNGRDIYINLYTEVINRLYDDKKLFDLISKLFYLNLDDKFKKLWNLKTIIKINDSYIGGIMGRGIYYKEIDQIQQIGFDLRKAYKEKNAENKINGISYRLLNALKTKNSSKFMETLFNAYMYLNKAIPVKFIDVLKDEDKFQTIGYSFLLGLQGEIGKLDFDKEKECSDNE